The following are from one region of the Ochotona princeps isolate mOchPri1 chromosome 4, mOchPri1.hap1, whole genome shotgun sequence genome:
- the VSIG2 gene encoding V-set and immunoglobulin domain-containing protein 2 codes for MALLPGPFLCGALIGFAWLIAPGLAVEVKVPTEPLSTPVGHTAELTCSYSTSVGDNFALEWSFVQPGKPISSSRPILYYTSGQLYPTGSKAERASLLQNPPTAGVATLKLADVRSSDTGTYLCQVNNPPDFYTNGLGLINLTVLVPPSRPICSQSGQIVVGGSAALGCSSAEGAPKPVYNWVHLGSSPTPAPGSMVQDEVSGQLILTNLSMTSSGTYRCVATNQMGSASCELTLDVTNPSKGRVAGTLVGVLLGILLLSVAVFCLLRFHKDRKRKPKETYGGNDLREDAVAPGISEQTSLRADASKGLLERSPSASTVTTTKSRLPMSV; via the exons ATGGCCCTTCTCCCAGGGCCTTTCCTCTGCGGGGCCCTGATCGGCTTCGCTTGGCTGATTG CCCCAGGGCTGGCGGTGGAAGTGAAGGTGCCCACGGAGCCTCTCAGCACGCCggtaggccacactgccgagctcACCTGCAGCTATAGCACGTCAGTGGGAGACAACTTCGCCCTGGAGTGGAGCTTCGTGCAGCCAGGGAAGCCCATCTCTTCCTCCCGGCCG ATTCTCTACTACACCAGCGGCCAGCTGTATCCCACCGGCTCAAAGGCCGAGCGGGCCAGCCTGCTCCAGAACCCCCCCACGGCAGGGGTGGCCACCCTGAAGCTGGCCGATGTCCGCTCCTCGGACACGGGAACCTACCTCTGCCAAGTGAACAACCCGCCAGACTTTTACACCAATGGTTTGGGGCTCATCAACCTTACTGTGTTGG TGCCCCCCAGCAGGCCTATATGCAGCCAGAGTGGGCAAATCGTTGTGGGAGGCTCTGCTGCACTAGGGTGCAGCTCTGCCGAGGGCGCCCCCAAGCCCGTGTACAACTGGGTGCACCTGGGATCTTCTCCGACACCTGCTCCTGGCAGCATGGTTCAAG ATGAGGTGTCTGGCCAGCTCATCCTCACCAATCTCTCCATGACCTCCTCGGGCACCTATCGCTGTGTGGCCACCAACCAGATGGGCAGTGCATCCTGTGAGCTGACCCTTGATGTGACCA ACCCCTCCAAAGGTCGAGTGGCCGGGACTCTGGTTGGGGTGCTCCTGGGGATTCTGCTGCTGTCAGTGGCTGTATTCTGCCTGCTCAGGTTCCACAAAGACAGGAAGAGGAAGCCCAAGGAGACCTATGGGGGCAATGACCTCCG GGAGGATGCCGTGGCCCCTGGGATTTCGGAGCAAACTTCTCTGAGGGCAGATGCGAGTAAAGGGCTGCTGGAGAGGTCGCCATCGGCCAGCACTGTGACAACCACCAAGTCCAGGCTCCCTATGTCGGTCTGA
- the NRGN gene encoding neurogranin has translation MDCCTESACSKPEDDILDIPLDDPGANAAAAKIQASFRGHMARKKIKSGERGRKGPGPGGPGGAGGARGGTGGGSSGD, from the exons ATGGACTGCTGCACT GAGAGCGCCTGTTCCAAACCAGAAGACGACATCCTGGATATCCCGCTGGATGACCCCGGTGCCAACGCGGCCGCTGCCAAAATCCAGGCGAGTTTCCGAGGCCACATGGCGAGGAAGAAGATAAAGAGCGGAGAGCGTGGCCGGAAGGGCCCTGGCCCAGGAGGCCCAGGTGGAGCCGGGGGCGCCCGGGGAGGCACGGGCGGCGGCTCCAGTGGAGACTAG